A genomic segment from Desulfurobacterium pacificum encodes:
- a CDS encoding LysM peptidoglycan-binding domain-containing protein gives MRKLIAAFSIVMLSGLGVAQAGCPNPTEEYVLYPPDFAFYPESLIKAYKEAKKEHQELLAKLEKCQQELSMLEEKKKELEERYGALSEEVKQLQQEIAEREALMQKLSELEAAVKAKVNECESMLEKWNALPKTYTVKKGDTLWGIASKDYIYGDPWQWPLIYKANLDKIKNPHLIFPNQILDIPRDITCEDIIAARREALKTPPPKGVKPKKIGHPVKAEEIPETATDYFLCKECQQR, from the coding sequence ATGAGAAAACTAATCGCCGCTTTTTCAATAGTTATGCTTTCAGGATTAGGAGTAGCACAGGCTGGATGCCCAAATCCAACTGAAGAGTACGTTTTATATCCGCCAGATTTTGCTTTCTACCCGGAATCACTAATTAAGGCATACAAAGAAGCGAAGAAAGAACACCAAGAGCTACTGGCAAAGCTTGAAAAGTGTCAGCAGGAACTCTCAATGTTAGAAGAGAAAAAGAAAGAGCTTGAAGAAAGGTATGGAGCGCTTTCGGAAGAAGTAAAACAACTACAGCAGGAAATCGCAGAAAGAGAAGCTTTGATGCAGAAGCTATCCGAACTGGAAGCTGCAGTAAAAGCTAAAGTTAACGAGTGCGAATCTATGCTTGAAAAGTGGAACGCTCTACCAAAAACTTACACCGTTAAGAAGGGAGATACTCTTTGGGGAATTGCTTCCAAAGACTACATTTATGGAGACCCTTGGCAGTGGCCTCTCATTTATAAAGCCAACCTTGATAAGATTAAAAATCCTCACCTGATTTTCCCCAACCAAATACTTGACATACCAAGGGACATAACGTGTGAAGACATAATAGCTGCAAGGAGAGAGGCTCTTAAAACGCCTCCACCTAAAGGCGTAAAACCTAAGAAAATCGGTCATCCTGTGAAAGCGGAAGAAATCCCTGAAACAGCTACAGACTACTTCTTATGCAAGGAGTGTCAGCAGAGATGA
- a CDS encoding DUF7132 family protein, translated as MRVKESKELRLQKIVTKTGVELLRIVVSPSHFFLEQNPEKPSKYGVAYKKIKAIYPDFYMFWEIKADQYTGRLLTGTFLEKEDIDKFIDSILSDESYKSYEDVKDEIPG; from the coding sequence ATGAGAGTAAAAGAAAGTAAAGAACTAAGGTTACAGAAGATAGTTACGAAAACAGGCGTAGAATTACTGAGAATAGTAGTTTCCCCTTCTCACTTTTTCCTTGAACAAAACCCGGAAAAGCCTTCAAAGTATGGCGTTGCGTACAAAAAGATAAAAGCTATTTATCCAGATTTCTACATGTTCTGGGAAATTAAAGCAGACCAATATACAGGTCGTCTTTTAACAGGAACATTTTTGGAGAAAGAAGACATAGACAAGTTTATTGACTCTATTCTTTCTGATGAGAGTTATAAATCTTACGAAGACGTGAAAGATGAAATCCCCGGTTAG